Proteins encoded by one window of Salvia splendens isolate huo1 chromosome 7, SspV2, whole genome shotgun sequence:
- the LOC121740823 gene encoding putative E3 ubiquitin-protein ligase XBAT31, protein MQPDLLNRNKQTPLMLAAMHGKISCVTKLIEAGAYILMFDSVNGRTCLHHAAYHGHSDCVEVILSAARSSQVAASWGYSRFVNVRDHKGATPLHLAARQRRPGCVHVLLQNGALVSASTCGYGFPGSSPLHLAARSGSLDCIRELLAWGADRLQTDTSGKIPYVVALRKQHGGCAALLNPSSAEPLVWPSYLKFMSELTGEANALLECALMEANREKESASDCAADSLSEASDTGVCGICFEEACTIQVQECGHTMCAHCTLALCCHNKPNPNQATLSPCVPVCPFCRSSIVKLVPLLQEQHCETDAVKCYNHLLDIGLLI, encoded by the exons ATGCAGCCGGATTTGTTGAATCGGAATAAACAG ACTCCATTGATGTTGGCTGCAATGCATGGCAAGATCTCATGCGTGACCAAGCTTATTGAAGCAGGAGCCTAT ATTCTGATGTTTGATTCCGTGAACGGAAGAACCTGTTTGCACCATGCTGCATACCATGGTCACTCAGATTGTGTTGAAGTTATTCTGTCTGCAGCCCGTAGCTCTCAGGTGGCGGCTTCATG GGGATACTCTCGTTTTGTGAATGTTAGAGACCACAAAGGAGCGACGCCGCTGCACTTAGCTGCACGCCAGAGGCGCCCTGGATGTGTTCACGTATTG ttGCAAAATGGAGCTCTTGTTAGTGCTTCAACTTGTGGATACGG CTTCCCTGGAAGTAGTCCTCTTCATTTGGCTGCAAGAAGTGGTTCTCTTGATTGCATACGAGAGTTGCTCGCTTGGGGCGCTGATCGCCTTCAAACAGACACCTCAGG GAAAATACCATATGTAGTAGCATTAAGGAAACAGCATGGAGGGTGTGCAGCTCTGCTGAATCCATCCTCCGCAGAGCCTCTGGTGTGGCCGTCGTACTTGAAATTCATGAGCGAGCTGACCGGGGAGGCAAACGCCCTCTTGGAGTGTGCTCTGATGGAAGCCAACAGGGAGAAGGAAAGCGCGTCAGATTGTGCGGCCGACAGTTTATCAGAGGCAAGCGACACAGGGGTATGTGGCATATGCTTTGAGGAAGCGTGCACCATCCAAGTTCAAGAATGCGGGCACACCATGTGTGCGCATTGCACGCTTGCATTGTGCTGCCACAACAAGCCTAATCCGAACCAGGCCACGCTGTCTCCTTGTGTACCGGTGTGCCCCTTTTGCAGGAGCAGCATTGTGAAACTGGTGCCCCTTTTGCAGGAGCAGCATTGTGAAACTGATGCTGTCAAGTGCTACAACCATTTGTTAGACATCGGCTTGCTTATTTGA
- the LOC121742344 gene encoding probable protein phosphatase 2C 4, whose translation MGNGVGKLTVCFTGAGPTADEARRRRNEMASGMVISDDLGHSFCYIRPELARLSSSKVHSDSDTTTFKSISGAAVSANTSTPLSTSLLDVYSYNSIDRASAFEGSTSFASIPLQPIPRNPSTHSGPFFPVERGFMSGPIERAFMSGPLDRPIFSGPLDKASSDQFQRSYSHGGFALRSRSRKVSLLRALRRAFSKGISRGHNSIVAPIKGVIAMRESDWVVGAEKQNELTVNSSVNFSSECSLDDDESMETQNLQWAQGKAGEDRVHVVVSEEHGWMFVGIYDGFNGPDAPDYLLSNLYAAVHKELKGLLWDDSNNSNNSNNPDSSLITDDSTEDSNEEVSRDRTKDGCSRCVGQESYPSADGDVVGDLCYKRKRGRNSRHKYRGAARKWEEYQRAWRCEWDRERLELDRRLKEQLRSKAAGAANHADVLKALSQALKKTEESYLDIADKMLMENPELALMGSCVLVMLMKGDDVYVMNVGDSRAVLARKKQPDLWSQDLERINEETLYDLQDFDDDDDDDDMTNPQPSLTALQLTMDHSTSVDEEVERIRKEHPDDASAVMNERVKGSLKVTRAFGAGFLKQPKWNNALLEMFRIDFVGESPYLNCLPSLYHHHLGATDRFLILSSDGLYQYFTNEEAVAEVELFISWAPDGDPAQHLVEELLFRAAKRAGMDFHELLEIPQGDRRRYHDDVSIIVISLEGRIWRSCA comes from the exons atgggCAACGGCGTGGGGAAGCTGACGGTGTGCTTCACCGGAGCGGGACCCACCGCTGACGAGGCCCGTCGTAGGAGGAACGAGATGGCTTCCGGCATGGTCATATCCGACGATTTGGGCCATTCCTTTTGCTACATACGCCCCGAATTGGCCCGCCTCTCCTCCTCCAAGGTCCACTCCGACTCCGACACCACCACTTTTAAGTCCATCTCCGGCGCCGCCGTCAGCGCCAACACCTCCACGCCTCTCTCCACCTCTCTCCTCGACGTCTACTCCTACAACAGCATCGACCGCGCCTCCGCCTTCGAGGGCTCCACCTCCTTCGCCTCCATCCCTCTCCAGCCCATTCCCAGAAACCCCTCCACCCACTCCGGCCCCTTCTTCCCCGTTGAGAGGGGATTCATGTCTGGCCCGATTGAGCGGGCCTTCATGTCGGGCCCTCTCGATCGCCCGATCTTCTCGGGCCCCCTGGACAAGGCCTCCTCCGATCAGTTCCAGCGGAGCTACTCCCACGGTGGATTCGCCCTGCGCTCTAGATCCAGGAAGGTTTCCTTGCTTCGGGCCCTTCGCCGGGCCTTCTCCAAGGGGATTTCTCGAGGCCACAACTCTATTGTCGCGCCGATCAAGGGCGTTATTGCGATGAGGGAAAGCGATTGGGTGGTGGGCGCGGAGAAGCAGAACGAGCTCACCGTTAATAGCAGTGTCAATTTCAGCAGTGAATGCAGCTTAGATGATGACGAATCAATGGAAACTCAGAATTTGCAGTGGGCTCAGGGGAAAGCCGGAGAGGATCGAGTTCATGTCGTCGTCTCCGAGGAGCATGGATGGATGTTCGTCGGGATTTATGATGGATTCAACGGCCCCGATGCACCCGACTATTTGCTCTCCAATTTGTATGCTGCTGTGCATAAGGAGCTCAAGGGCTTACTCTGGGATGATAGTAATAATAGTAACAATAGTAACAACCCTGATTCCTCATTGATTACCGATGATTCGACAGAGGATTCGAATGAAGAGGTCTCAAGGGATAGGACTAAGGATGGATGCTCAAGATGTGTGGGGCAAGAAAGCTACCCTAGTGCAGATGGTGATGTGGTTGGGGACTTGTGTTATAAGAGAAAGAGGGGCAGAAATTCGAGACACAAGTACCGTGGGGCAGCAAGGAAATGGGAGGAGTATCAGAGGGCGTGGAGGTGTGAATGGGACAGGGAAAGGTTGGAGCTTGATAGGAGGTTGAAGGAGCAGCTGAGGTCGAAAGCAGCTGGGGCGGCTAACCATGCTGATGTGCTCAAGGCTCTCTCTCAAGCCCTCAAGAAGACTGAGGAGTCCTATTTGGATATTGCTGATAAGATGTTGATGGAGAATCCTGAGCTGGCTTTGATGGGCTCTTGTGTTCTTGTGATGTTGATGAAGGGAGATGACGTGTACGTAATGAATGTGGGCGATAGTCGGGCTGTTCTGGCTAGGAAGAAACAGCCTGATCTTTGGAGCCAGGATTTGGAGAGGATTAATGAGGAAACGTTGTATGATCTTCAGGATTttgatgacgatgatgatgatgatgatatgacTAACCCTCAACCTAGCTTAACTGCTTTGCAGCTCACCATGGACCATAGCACCTCTGTTGATGAG GAGGTTGAAAGAATTAGAAAGGAACATCCTGATGATGCTTCTGCTGTGATGAACGAGCGCGTTAAAGGTTCATTGAAGGTCACTCGAGCTTTTGGTGCTGGCTTTCTCAAACAG CCCAAGTGGAACAATGCGCTTCTTGAGATGTTTAGAATCGACTTTGTTGGAGAGTCCCCGTACTTAAACTGCTTGCCATCACTCTACCATCACCACTTAGGGGCGACGGACAGGTTCCTCATACTCTCTTCGGACGGGCTTTATCAGTACTTCACAAACGAAGAGGCTGTAGCTGAAGTCGAGCTTTTCATTTCTTGGGCACCAGATGGCGATCCTGCACAGCATCTCGTTGAGGAATTGCTATTCCGAGCAGCAAAAAGAGCTG GCATGGATTTCCATGAGCTACTGGAAATACCACAAGGGGATCGGCGGCGCTACCACGACGATGTTTCGATAATAGTAATTTCTTTGGAGGGAAGGATATGGAGATCATGTGCATAA